One segment of Synechococcus sp. MU1617 DNA contains the following:
- the hisH gene encoding imidazole glycerol phosphate synthase subunit HisH, with the protein MKVFVLALSTSNYKSVIAALRTQDVDAVPLSVSEFKDLRDESLIIIPGVGNISHLCEEISCQISIADLSKLIALSRHYVIGICLGFQFMCKSSSENISSECLDLFPFNVSRINKFQELPSVGWKKIEKCLPLGNNLRLKSPQWGNILQSSYFYFTHSYAVLDIYSTNDCEVFKYMIGQQSVTASILLGRYIGFQFHPEKSGHSGLLLLKAVVDSIEADFLRSND; encoded by the coding sequence CTAATTACAAATCTGTCATTGCCGCTTTAAGAACTCAGGATGTAGATGCTGTTCCATTGAGCGTATCTGAATTTAAAGATCTCCGTGATGAGTCACTTATAATAATTCCTGGTGTTGGTAATATATCACATCTATGCGAAGAAATATCGTGCCAGATTAGTATAGCCGACCTTTCTAAACTTATTGCATTGTCTAGACATTATGTTATTGGTATATGTTTAGGTTTTCAATTTATGTGTAAATCATCAAGCGAAAATATCTCTAGTGAATGTCTAGATTTGTTCCCTTTTAATGTAAGCAGAATAAATAAATTTCAGGAATTACCCTCTGTTGGTTGGAAAAAAATCGAAAAATGCTTGCCTTTGGGCAATAACTTGCGGTTAAAATCTCCGCAATGGGGGAACATATTGCAGTCAAGCTATTTCTACTTCACGCATTCATATGCAGTATTAGACATATATTCCACAAATGATTGCGAAGTTTTCAAATATATGATTGGCCAGCAATCTGTTACTGCCTCAATTCTATTAGGTCGATATATAGGATTTCAGTTTCATCCTGAGAAAAGTGGTCATAGCGGATTGCTTCTTTTGAAAGCTGTTGTAGACTCAATTGAAGCAGATTTTTTGCGAAGTAATGACTGA
- a CDS encoding N-acetyl sugar amidotransferase, which translates to MTDGFGALAPTGLPLNVEYCTRCVISNQKPISSNESQHKINDKKKTTNFEGGVCDACLWAEEKETSIDWNLRESELIELCNKYRKSNGDYDVVVPASGGKDSRYVAHLLKEKYNMNPLTVTWKPHKFTPIGLENYFSLIDSGQANILYSPRGDVQKKLTSLAFKNLGHPFQPFIAGQRVVGPATALKYDIKLVFYGENVAEYGNNKDDNYSPLMDPGLYTCFDFSPDTLNDYYLAGVSLKDLIESYGITLNDLNPYKSPSIDEVKNAGIEVHYMSYYRKWVPQENYYYAVKNTGFVPNEKRKDGSFSKYAGIDDVLEDLHFYMQLIKFGMGRCTWDAAQEVRTGKLEREEAVALVNKYGSEEPYNLMDEILEYLNLTIDEFREIVDRFRTPHLWRKDGDKFYLTYPVK; encoded by the coding sequence ATGACTGATGGTTTTGGTGCTTTGGCGCCTACAGGCCTACCACTCAATGTTGAGTATTGCACGAGGTGCGTTATATCCAATCAGAAGCCCATATCTTCTAACGAGTCGCAGCACAAAATAAATGACAAAAAAAAGACAACTAACTTTGAGGGTGGAGTTTGTGATGCATGCTTATGGGCTGAAGAAAAAGAAACAAGTATAGATTGGAACCTGAGAGAATCAGAGTTAATTGAACTTTGCAATAAATATCGAAAATCAAATGGTGATTATGATGTTGTAGTGCCTGCAAGTGGAGGCAAAGATTCTAGATATGTGGCACATCTTTTGAAAGAAAAATATAATATGAATCCCCTTACAGTCACTTGGAAGCCACATAAATTTACACCAATTGGCCTTGAAAACTATTTTAGCCTAATAGATTCTGGCCAAGCAAATATTTTGTATTCACCTCGTGGAGATGTCCAAAAAAAATTAACTTCTTTGGCGTTTAAGAATTTAGGTCATCCTTTTCAACCATTTATCGCCGGTCAGAGAGTTGTCGGCCCTGCTACAGCGTTAAAGTATGATATTAAACTTGTATTTTATGGAGAAAATGTTGCTGAGTACGGCAACAATAAAGATGATAATTACTCTCCCTTGATGGACCCAGGTCTGTACACATGTTTCGATTTTAGTCCTGATACATTGAATGATTATTATCTGGCTGGTGTGTCCTTAAAGGACTTAATTGAATCTTATGGGATCACACTTAATGATCTCAATCCTTATAAGTCACCTTCGATAGATGAAGTAAAAAATGCAGGAATTGAAGTTCATTATATGTCCTACTACCGTAAATGGGTTCCCCAGGAAAATTATTATTATGCAGTCAAGAATACCGGGTTTGTACCTAACGAAAAAAGAAAAGATGGTTCATTTTCAAAATATGCAGGCATTGATGATGTTTTAGAAGATCTTCATTTTTATATGCAATTGATAAAGTTTGGCATGGGCAGATGTACTTGGGATGCTGCCCAAGAGGTGCGCACTGGCAAGCTTGAACGTGAAGAAGCTGTAGCTCTTGTAAATAAATACGGCTCTGAAGAGCCCTATAACTTAATGGACGAAATCCTTGAGTATTTAAATCTTACAATCGATGAATTCAGGGAAATAGTTGACAGATTTAGGACCCCACATCTTTGGCGTAAAGATGGCGATAAGTTTTACTTGACGTATCCTGTAAAATGA
- a CDS encoding diiron oxygenase, translated as MNRALLSASDRWDSTSSVRSNPNTYDLNLAANSASSKTWHLSGYSGILSLPLFADLSEDDINYVMGLQLLEFVTKQARFEIECVNKVAQDLAFGNYTYVISDEFKLDALKIYTDEGYHSYFTKKLANQIIAHFKLPEHEISSVVNIHFSKISQIGSQFDKKYSYLSDLAIVFVAENQIVADISSEMKSVVHEPIVSMFKDHLVDEVFHAKYFAELLPILWGQMTDYEQTVLGINICESMIVLGKPRTDIYYVSLAKLGFAEEVIRDAIDLKYNNDEWNRVRLKDRMKPTIDLLSSVGVFQHDLVKSTFQQKGLL; from the coding sequence ATGAACAGGGCATTGCTTTCAGCGAGCGATAGGTGGGATTCTACTTCGTCAGTTCGTTCCAACCCAAATACATATGATTTGAATTTAGCCGCGAACTCGGCCTCATCTAAAACTTGGCATTTATCAGGATATTCTGGCATTTTATCCCTGCCACTGTTCGCAGACTTGAGCGAAGATGATATTAATTATGTTATGGGTCTTCAGCTTTTAGAGTTTGTAACTAAACAAGCTAGATTTGAGATTGAGTGTGTCAATAAAGTGGCTCAAGATCTTGCTTTTGGCAATTACACATATGTTATCAGTGATGAATTTAAGCTAGATGCACTCAAGATTTACACTGATGAAGGATATCATTCATATTTCACGAAAAAACTTGCCAACCAAATTATAGCTCACTTCAAACTGCCTGAACATGAGATATCTAGTGTTGTAAACATTCACTTTAGCAAAATTTCTCAAATTGGGTCCCAATTTGACAAAAAATATTCTTATCTGTCCGACCTTGCCATTGTCTTTGTTGCGGAAAATCAAATAGTTGCCGATATTTCCTCTGAAATGAAATCCGTTGTTCATGAGCCAATCGTGTCAATGTTTAAAGATCATCTAGTTGATGAAGTCTTTCATGCTAAATATTTTGCTGAATTATTGCCCATCTTGTGGGGGCAAATGACAGATTATGAGCAAACAGTACTCGGGATAAACATTTGTGAAAGTATGATTGTCTTAGGGAAGCCTCGTACTGATATATATTATGTATCTTTAGCAAAACTTGGTTTTGCTGAGGAGGTAATTCGCGACGCGATTGATTTAAAATATAATAATGACGAATGGAATCGTGTACGCCTTAAAGACAGAATGAAGCCCACCATTGATCTTCTCTCTTCTGTAGGTGTTTTTCAACACGACTTGGTTAAAAGCACTTTTCAACAAAAAGGATTGTTATGA
- a CDS encoding bifunctional 2-polyprenyl-6-hydroxyphenol methylase/3-demethylubiquinol 3-O-methyltransferase UbiG has translation MDYLQANAEYWSQAVYDTPNPETYAFRLYGRVIKHQFGLDGSSHPNLLDFGCGAGGNCKFFADRGFNVHGVDQSKVDISRIKERIPNLSSNFKCISPICNADDIWFPGIKFKIIVSFQTLYYLSDTDLKKRLISLNNMLEPGGYFIATMMHISSWYFDMSTPSSDGLHFVKFHRDQDKNRPGLSINDHFINFTDSEADLIDKFSIFTPLHTKGYYDGIYRDDQGSEKHLIFVGQKKKS, from the coding sequence ATGGATTACCTCCAAGCCAACGCTGAGTACTGGAGTCAGGCCGTTTATGACACGCCGAATCCCGAGACATATGCCTTTCGTCTATATGGCAGGGTTATTAAACATCAGTTTGGTCTTGATGGTTCATCACACCCGAATTTACTAGATTTTGGTTGCGGTGCAGGAGGAAACTGCAAGTTCTTCGCTGATAGAGGTTTCAATGTTCATGGAGTTGACCAAAGTAAAGTTGATATTTCCCGAATAAAAGAGCGCATTCCCAATCTCTCCTCTAATTTTAAATGTATTAGTCCAATATGCAACGCAGATGATATTTGGTTTCCAGGTATCAAATTTAAGATTATTGTCTCCTTCCAGACTCTTTATTACTTGAGTGACACTGATTTGAAAAAAAGACTTATCTCTCTAAATAATATGCTAGAGCCAGGTGGTTATTTTATAGCAACTATGATGCATATTTCATCGTGGTACTTTGATATGAGCACCCCTTCATCCGATGGCCTGCATTTTGTAAAATTTCATAGAGACCAGGATAAAAATAGACCTGGTCTGTCTATCAATGATCACTTTATTAATTTCACTGATTCAGAAGCTGACTTGATTGACAAATTTAGTATCTTCACCCCTTTGCACACTAAAGGTTATTATGATGGTATATACAGAGATGATCAAGGTTCAGAAAAGCATTTGATTTTTGTTGGACAAAAAAAGAAATCTTGA